From the genome of Gemmatimonadota bacterium:
CCTCCAGGATCCCCAACTCGCGGAAGTGGCGTAGCGTCTCTTGCGCCGACGCTTCGTCGATGCGCGAGATGGCGAAGCCCACATGGACGATGGCGTAGTCGCCGACGACGGCATCGGGGAGGTAGGCCAGGCAGACCTGCTTGTGGATGCCGCCGAAG
Proteins encoded in this window:
- a CDS encoding HypC/HybG/HupF family hydrogenase formation chaperone, whose product is MCLAVPGRIVDITETGGTRMGRMDFGGIHKQVCLAYLPDAVVGDYAIVHVGFAISRIDEASAQETLRHFRELGILEEELGEVPDEAYAAPDACPVPPSLT